A genome region from Oryctolagus cuniculus chromosome 20, mOryCun1.1, whole genome shotgun sequence includes the following:
- the KIF26A gene encoding kinesin-like protein KIF26A isoform X1, which yields MALPGPPEPPGGAPREAPSLLEMGAFRLDSDIILGFTSHLLRRRGKVAEGGPSREPPPPPPPLEVSARQGLPAGPEQDPRGSRPAPEGAGPGPEQGPAAGGGSWCRHCHAKLVELKRQAWKLVSGPGSALRDPCLSALLLDKLPAPGALPACSPEAESRCDACSGHLHQLAREALPLLQGPDAPGGSPGLTPPNSGAETSRKDTPGPAAHAGLDRRKGPAWPGPSVQVSVAPAGLGGALSTVTIRAQQCLEGTWSVSRAGSFLPPSCLAEAAVAAVAVADTVRDGASLAGPEGVSKAWGRAGACTSALVTPVGGSAGPSTAASFFIRAAQKLSLAAKRRKAPPPPVPCARGASAYPTDFSGVLQLWPPPVPPCLLRAASKAKDSPGGLGKVKVMLRIWPAQGAQRSAESASFLKVDPRKKQVTLYDPAAGPPGSTGPRRAATAAVPKMFAFDAIFPQDSEQAEVCSGTVAEVLQSVVSGADGCIFSFGHMSLGKSYTMIGKDSSPRSLGVVPCAISWLFRLLGERKDRTGTRFSVRVSAVELCGRDQSLRDLLAEVAPGSLQDAPAPGVHLREDPVCGAQLQNQSELRAPTAERAAFYLDAALAARSTSRAGCGEEARRSSHMLFTLHVYQYRVDKGGKGAMSGGRSRLHLMDLGSCEAGPGRGGEAAGGPLCLSLSALGSVILALVNGAKQVPYRDHRLTMLLRESLAAAGCRTTMIAHVSDAPAQHAETLSTVQLAARVHRLRRKKAKYASSSSGGESSCEEGRARRPPHLRPFQPRTAAPAPDRPGPGQPGDPDYSSSSEQSCDTVIYVGPGGTALSDQELTDHEGPPDFVPIVPALSRRRPCEGPRDADHFRCSTFAELQERLDCIDGADAPAGPARGGRRPSPPEAVSPRKALGSPVAISTPRGSPGSNGHRGAPECPGAGPWDDQKEPGSTCPELFTPDRALAGGGRRPLPPPPEAPRAPEEPRGGGTDSGARTPPAGRGGQAGWPPCARGRRAERGLLTTTVTLQQPVELNGEDELVFTLVEELSLGAAAGPGRPPSLASFGSDCSLQALASGSRPVSIISSINDEFDALTSQPPAEGRQGPPAGSWPGDTSGHAPQPPPSPDSLAGPVCPGPPALDSTLENSSVGLPPHGRPGPASPARRSPRAAVAAQTIHSSLPRKSRVASEASRAACARLGQSPPDPGGLLEDPWLLRAGDWDSVQVRPERPPEAQVPAAWARRVVDGCEGAAAARIPPLRRGATTLGVSSPAAACPNSKKSLAPKGGCSPRPGGAAPPAPPVRKSSLGHRTGTALAPIQVGALTRAGVAAALLASEEARPSGRAEHAVPRAASSLKARAAGRGEATQRPAGQVSPERAEGLVHGGGKVREAPGRQPRAVPRLGVPPTSPTPGPAPCRGSPPKGVGAPRPPAGSSKGRSLATTGPRALGASMKSPAPVAGRAPGSPGPRAAPRAVPGVVAKASRGTVMGTKQALRAAHSRVHELAGGAAPGRGGPWWGSTDSDSGNDSGVNVAEERPALPSPYSTVTAPRRPQRHSSGHGSDNSSVLSGELPPAMGRTALFYHSGGSSGYESMRRDSEATGSASSAPDSTSESGATAPGARARSLRSPKRRAAGLQRRRLIPAPLPDAAALGRKPGLPGQWVDLPPPLAGPLKEPFEIKVYEIDDVERLQRHRLPPRDDSAQLSQDEEKGPVCVGARLRLAERRQQRLREARARHSRLCEELAETQGRLMVQPGRWLERFEVDPELEPESAEYLEALERATAALEQCVNLCKAHVMMVTCFDIGVAAATAGPGPQEVDV from the exons ATGGCGCTGCCGGGGCCGCCCGAGCCGCCCGGCGGCGCGCCCCGCGAAGCCCCCAGCCTGCTGGAGATGGGCGCGTTCCGCCTCGACTCGGACATCATCCTGGGCTTCACCAGCCACCTCCTGCGGCGGCGCGGCAAG GTGGCCGAGGGCGGCCCGTCccgggagccgccgccgccgccgccgccgctcgagGTGTCCGCGCGCCAGGGGCTGCCGGCCGGGCCGGAGCAGGACCCCCGCGGCAGCCGCCCTGCGCCCGAGGGCGCCGGGCCGGGCCCCGAGCAGGGCCCTGCGGCCGGCGGAGGCAGCTGGTGCCGCCACTGCCACGCGAAGCTGGTGGAGCTGAAGCGGCAGGCGTGGAAGCTGGTCAGCGGGCCGGGGTCGGCGCTGCGG GACCCTtgcctctctgctctgctcctggaCAAGCTCCCGGCGCCGGGGGCCCTGCCCGCCTGCTCCCCGGAGGCTGAGAGCCGCTGCGACGCCTGCTCCGGCCACCTGCACCAGCTGGCACGGgaggccctgcccctgctccagggCCCCGACGCCCCCGGCGGCAGCCCTGGCCTCACGCCCCCCAACTCCGGTGCCGAGACCAGCCGGAAGGACACACCCGGGCCGGCGGCCCATGCAGGGCTGGACCGGCGGAAGGggccggcctggcctggccccagcgtCCAGGTGTCGGTGGCACCCGCGGGCCTCGGCGGAGCGCTGAGCACCGTCACCATCCGGGCCCAGCAGTGTCTGGAGGGCACATGGAGCGTGTCCAGGGCCGGCAGCTTCCTGCCGCCCAGCTGCCTG GCCGAGGCGGCCGTGGCCGCGGTGGCGGTAGCTGACACTGTCCGAGATGGCGCGTCCCTGGCAGGCCCGGAGGGTGTGTCCAAGGCGTGGGGCCGTGCAGGGGCCTGCACGTCGGCGCTGGTCACCCCGGTCGGGGGCTCCGCGGGCCCATCCACCGCAGCCTCCTTCTTCATAAG GGCCGCTCAGAAGCTCAGCCTGGCTGCCAAGCGCAGGAAGGCCCCCCCGCCGCCTGTCCCCTGTGCCCGCGGGGCCTCCGCCTACCCCACGGACTTCAGCGGGGTCCTGCAGCTGTGGCCGCCCCCGGTGCCACCCTGCCTGCTCAGGGCAGCTTCCAAGGCCAAGGACAGCCCTGGCGGCCTCGGAAAG GTGAAGGTCATGCTGAGGATCTGGCCGGCCCAGGGGGCCCAGCGCTCGGCCGAGTCCGCCTCCTTCCTGAAGGTGGATCCGCGGAAGAAGCAGGTGACCCTCTACGACCCGGCGGCCGGGCCCCCgggcagcaccggcccccggCGCGCGGCCACTGCCGCTGTCCCCAAGATGTTTGCCTTTGATGCCATCTTTCCTCAGGACTCGGAGCAG GCTGAAGTCTGCTCCGGGACCGTGGCCGAGGTGCTGCAGTCGGTGGTCAGCGGGGCCGACGGCTGCATCTTCTCCTTTGGCCACATGAGCCTGG GCAAGTCGTACACCATGATCGGGAAAGACAGCTCGCCCCGGAGCCTGGGCGTCGTGCCCTGCGCCATCTCCTGGCTCTTCCGGCTCCTTGGCGAGCGCAAGGACAGGACGGGCACCCGCTTTTCCGTGCGCGTCTCGGCCGTGGAGCTGTGCGGCCGGGACCAGAGCCTGCGGGACCTGCTGGCCGAGGTGGCCCCCGGCAGCCTCCAGGACGCGCCGGCTCCGGGCGTGCACCTGCGGGAGGATCCTGTATGCGGGGCACAG ctccagaACCAGAGCGAGCTCCGGGCGCCCACGGCCGAGCGGGCGGCATTCTACCTGGATGCGGCGCTGGCGGCCCGCAGCACGAGCCGGGCGGGCTGTGGCGAGGAGGCCCGGCGCAGCTCCCACATGCTCTTCACGCTGCACGTGTATCAGTACCGAGTGGACAAAGGCGGCAAGGGAGCAA TGTCCGGAGGCCGAAGCCGCCTGCATCTCATGGACCTGGGCAGCTGTGAGGCCGGGCCTGGCAGGGGCGGGGAGGCCGCGGGGGGCCCCCTGTGCCTGTCGCTGTCGGCCCTTGGCAGCGTCATCCTGGCGCTGGTGAACGGGGCCAAGCAGGTGCCCTACAG ggaccACCGGCTCACCATGCTGCTCCGGGAGTCCCTGGCTGCCGCCGGCTGCCGCACCACCATGATCGCCCACGTCTCAGACGCGCCGGCCCAGCACGCCGAGACACTCAGCACCGTGCAGCTCGCTGCCCGAGTCCACCGCCTGCGCAGGAAGAAAGCCAAG TACGCGTCCAGCTCCTCTGGAGGGGAGAGTTCCTGCGAGGAGGGCCGGGCGCGCCGCCCGCCACACCTGCGGCCCTTCCAGCCGCGTACGGCGGCCCCAGCCCCCgaccgccccggccccggccagcCCGGCGACCCCGACTACTCATCCAGCAGCGAGCAGTCCTGTGACACTGTCATCTATGTGGGGCCCGGCGGCACTGCGCTGTCCGACCAGGAGCTCACCGACCACGAGGGCCCCCCCGACTTCGTGCCGATCGTCCCTGCCCTGAGCCGCCGCCGGCCGTGCGAGGGCCCCCGGGACGCGGACCACTTCCGCTGCAGCACCTTCGCCGAGCTGCAGGAGCGCCTGGACTGCATTGACGGCGCCGATGCCCCGGCCGGCCCTGCCCGGGGCGGCAGGAGGCCCTCACCCCCCGAGGCCGTGTCCCCCAGGAAGGCGCTGGGCTCCCCTGTGGCCATCAGCACCCCTCGAGGCAGCCCTGGCTCCAACGGCCACCGGGGTGCTCCCGAGTGCCCCGGAGCCGGCCCCTGGGACGACCAGAAGGAGCCGGGCAGCACCTGCCCTGAACTGTTCACCCCGGACAGGGCCCTggcgggtgggggcaggaggccgCTGCCCCCGCCGCCCGAGGCTCCCAGAGCTCCCGaggagccccggggagggggcaccGACAGCGGGGCCCGGACGCCTCCcgcgggccggggcgggcaggcaggctggCCCCCGTGTGCCCGCGGCCGCCGTGCGGAGCGGGGCCTGCTCACCACCACGGTGACCCTGCAGCAGCCCGTGGAGCTGAACGGCGAGGACGAGCTGGTGTTCACGCTGGTGGAGGAGCTGTCGCTGGGGGCGGCGGCCGGGCCCGGGCGGccccccagcctggccagctTCGGCAGCGACTGCTCCCTGCAGGCCCTGGCCTCGGGGTCGCGGCCCGTGAGCATCATCAGCAGCATCAATGACGAGTTTGATGCTCTCACCTCGCAGCCCCCCGcggagggcaggcagggcccccCGGCCGGCTCCTGGCCCGGCGACACCAGCGGCCACGCgccccagcccccccccagccctgacTCGCTGGCAGGGCCTGTGTGCCCGGGCCCCCCCGCCCTGGACAGCACCCTGGAGAACAGCAGTGTGGGGCTCCCGCCGCACGGCAGGCCTGGCCCGGCATCCCCTGCCCGCCGCAGCCCACGGGCGGCTGTGGCGGCACAGACCATCCATTCCAGCCTGCCCCGCAAGTCCAGGGTGGCGTCCGAGGCCAGCCGTGCCGCCTGCGCACGCCTGGGCCAGAGCCCACCGGACCCCGGAGGCCTCTTGGAGGACCCATGGCTGCTCCGGGCAGGTGACTGGGACTCTGTCCAGGTGCGGCCAGAGCGGCCGCCTGAGGCCCAGGTGCCAGCAGCGTGGGCTCGGAGGGTGGTGGACGGCTGTGAGGGGGCAGCCGCGGCCCGGATCCCACCCCTGCGCCGGGGCGCCACCACTCTGGGGGTGAGCTCGCCTGCGGCAGCCTGTCCCAAcagcaagaagagcctggctccCAAGGGGGGCTGCTCCCCAAGACCAGGAGGTGCAGCCCCCCCGGCCCCACCTGTGCGCAAGTCCAGCCTGGGGCACAGGACTGGCACCGCCCTGGCCCCGATACAGGTGGGGGCCCTGACTCGGGCCGGGGTGGCCGCTGCCCTCCTTGCTTCCGAGGAGGCCAGGCCAAGTGGGCGGGCGGAGCACGCGGTGCCCAGGGCCGCATCCAGCCTGAAGGCCCGGGCTGCTGGCCGGGGGGAGGCGACGCAGCGTCCGGCAGGGCAGGTGTCTCCGGAGCGGGCCGAAGGCCTGGTGCACGGCGGTGGCAAGGTCAGGGAAGCCCCTGGGCGGCAGCCCCGGGCCGTGCCCAGGCTGGGTGTGCCGCCCACCAGCCCCACGCCTGGGCCGGCTCCTTGTAGGGGCAGCCCACCCAAGGGTGTTGGAGCCCCCAGGCCCCCGGCTGGCAGCAGCAAGGGCCGGAGCCTCGCCACCACCGGGCCTCGGGCTCTTGGTGCCTCCATGAAGTCGCCAGCCCCCGTGGCAGGCAGGGCCCctggcagccctggccccagggcgGCCCCGCGGGCTGTGCCCGGTGTCGTGGCCAAGGCCAGCCGGGGCACGGTCATGGGCACCAAGCAGGCGCTGCGGGCCGCCCACAGCCGCGTGCACGAGCTGGCGGGCGGTGCGGCGCCGGGCAGGGGCGGCCCCTGGTGGGGCTCTACCGACTCGGACAGCGGCAACGACAGCGGCGTGAATGTGGCGGAGGAGCGGCCGGCCCTGCCCTCGCCCTACAGCACGGTGACGGCCCCGCGGCGGCCCCAGCGCCACAGCAGTGGCCATGGCAGCGACAACAGCAGCGTGCTGAGCGGGGAGCTGCCGCCCGCCATGGGCCGCACCGCGCTCTTCTACCacagcggcggcagcagcggctaCGAGAGCATGCGGCGCGACAGCGAGGCCACCGGCAGCGCCTCCTCCGCCCCTGACTCCACGAGCGAGAGCGGGGCCACAGCCCCGGGCGCCCGCGCCCGCAGCCTCAGGTCGCCCAAgaggagggctgcag GCCTGCAGCGGCGGCGCCTgatcccagcccctctgccagaTGCCGCGGCCCTGGGCCGCAAGCCCGGCCTCCCTGGACAGTGGGTggacctgcccccacccctggctggCCCCCTCAAGGAGCCCTTCGAGATCAAGGTGTACGAGATTGACGACGTGGAGCGCCTACAGCGCCACCGGCTGCCCCCACGGGATGACAGCGCCCAG CTCTCCCAGGACGAGGAGAAG GGCCCTGTGTGTGTCGGCGCGAGACTGCGGCTGGCCGAGCGCAGGCAGCAGCGGCTGCGGGAGGCGCGGGCCAGGCACAGCCGCCTGTGCGAGGAGCTGGCCGAGACGCAGGGCCGGCTGATGGTGCAGCCCGGGCGCTGGCTGGAGCGCT TCGAGGTGGACCCGGAGCTGGAGCCCGAGTCGGCCGAGTACCTGGAGGCGCTGGAGCGAGCCACGGCCGCACTGGAGCAGTGTGTGAACCTGTGCAAGGCCCACGTCATGATGGTGACCTGCTTCGACATCGGCGtggccgccgccaccgccgggCCAGGCCCGCAGGAGGTGGACGTCTGA
- the KIF26A gene encoding kinesin-like protein KIF26A isoform X2 — translation MGGRGTPLCAAPPAVAEGGPSREPPPPPPPLEVSARQGLPAGPEQDPRGSRPAPEGAGPGPEQGPAAGGGSWCRHCHAKLVELKRQAWKLVSGPGSALRDPCLSALLLDKLPAPGALPACSPEAESRCDACSGHLHQLAREALPLLQGPDAPGGSPGLTPPNSGAETSRKDTPGPAAHAGLDRRKGPAWPGPSVQVSVAPAGLGGALSTVTIRAQQCLEGTWSVSRAGSFLPPSCLAEAAVAAVAVADTVRDGASLAGPEGVSKAWGRAGACTSALVTPVGGSAGPSTAASFFIRAAQKLSLAAKRRKAPPPPVPCARGASAYPTDFSGVLQLWPPPVPPCLLRAASKAKDSPGGLGKVKVMLRIWPAQGAQRSAESASFLKVDPRKKQVTLYDPAAGPPGSTGPRRAATAAVPKMFAFDAIFPQDSEQAEVCSGTVAEVLQSVVSGADGCIFSFGHMSLGKSYTMIGKDSSPRSLGVVPCAISWLFRLLGERKDRTGTRFSVRVSAVELCGRDQSLRDLLAEVAPGSLQDAPAPGVHLREDPVCGAQLQNQSELRAPTAERAAFYLDAALAARSTSRAGCGEEARRSSHMLFTLHVYQYRVDKGGKGAMSGGRSRLHLMDLGSCEAGPGRGGEAAGGPLCLSLSALGSVILALVNGAKQVPYRDHRLTMLLRESLAAAGCRTTMIAHVSDAPAQHAETLSTVQLAARVHRLRRKKAKYASSSSGGESSCEEGRARRPPHLRPFQPRTAAPAPDRPGPGQPGDPDYSSSSEQSCDTVIYVGPGGTALSDQELTDHEGPPDFVPIVPALSRRRPCEGPRDADHFRCSTFAELQERLDCIDGADAPAGPARGGRRPSPPEAVSPRKALGSPVAISTPRGSPGSNGHRGAPECPGAGPWDDQKEPGSTCPELFTPDRALAGGGRRPLPPPPEAPRAPEEPRGGGTDSGARTPPAGRGGQAGWPPCARGRRAERGLLTTTVTLQQPVELNGEDELVFTLVEELSLGAAAGPGRPPSLASFGSDCSLQALASGSRPVSIISSINDEFDALTSQPPAEGRQGPPAGSWPGDTSGHAPQPPPSPDSLAGPVCPGPPALDSTLENSSVGLPPHGRPGPASPARRSPRAAVAAQTIHSSLPRKSRVASEASRAACARLGQSPPDPGGLLEDPWLLRAGDWDSVQVRPERPPEAQVPAAWARRVVDGCEGAAAARIPPLRRGATTLGVSSPAAACPNSKKSLAPKGGCSPRPGGAAPPAPPVRKSSLGHRTGTALAPIQVGALTRAGVAAALLASEEARPSGRAEHAVPRAASSLKARAAGRGEATQRPAGQVSPERAEGLVHGGGKVREAPGRQPRAVPRLGVPPTSPTPGPAPCRGSPPKGVGAPRPPAGSSKGRSLATTGPRALGASMKSPAPVAGRAPGSPGPRAAPRAVPGVVAKASRGTVMGTKQALRAAHSRVHELAGGAAPGRGGPWWGSTDSDSGNDSGVNVAEERPALPSPYSTVTAPRRPQRHSSGHGSDNSSVLSGELPPAMGRTALFYHSGGSSGYESMRRDSEATGSASSAPDSTSESGATAPGARARSLRSPKRRAAGLQRRRLIPAPLPDAAALGRKPGLPGQWVDLPPPLAGPLKEPFEIKVYEIDDVERLQRHRLPPRDDSAQLSQDEEKGPVCVGARLRLAERRQQRLREARARHSRLCEELAETQGRLMVQPGRWLERFEVDPELEPESAEYLEALERATAALEQCVNLCKAHVMMVTCFDIGVAAATAGPGPQEVDV, via the exons ATGGGCGGCCGCGGGACCCCGCTGTGTGCGGCCCCGCCTGCG GTGGCCGAGGGCGGCCCGTCccgggagccgccgccgccgccgccgccgctcgagGTGTCCGCGCGCCAGGGGCTGCCGGCCGGGCCGGAGCAGGACCCCCGCGGCAGCCGCCCTGCGCCCGAGGGCGCCGGGCCGGGCCCCGAGCAGGGCCCTGCGGCCGGCGGAGGCAGCTGGTGCCGCCACTGCCACGCGAAGCTGGTGGAGCTGAAGCGGCAGGCGTGGAAGCTGGTCAGCGGGCCGGGGTCGGCGCTGCGG GACCCTtgcctctctgctctgctcctggaCAAGCTCCCGGCGCCGGGGGCCCTGCCCGCCTGCTCCCCGGAGGCTGAGAGCCGCTGCGACGCCTGCTCCGGCCACCTGCACCAGCTGGCACGGgaggccctgcccctgctccagggCCCCGACGCCCCCGGCGGCAGCCCTGGCCTCACGCCCCCCAACTCCGGTGCCGAGACCAGCCGGAAGGACACACCCGGGCCGGCGGCCCATGCAGGGCTGGACCGGCGGAAGGggccggcctggcctggccccagcgtCCAGGTGTCGGTGGCACCCGCGGGCCTCGGCGGAGCGCTGAGCACCGTCACCATCCGGGCCCAGCAGTGTCTGGAGGGCACATGGAGCGTGTCCAGGGCCGGCAGCTTCCTGCCGCCCAGCTGCCTG GCCGAGGCGGCCGTGGCCGCGGTGGCGGTAGCTGACACTGTCCGAGATGGCGCGTCCCTGGCAGGCCCGGAGGGTGTGTCCAAGGCGTGGGGCCGTGCAGGGGCCTGCACGTCGGCGCTGGTCACCCCGGTCGGGGGCTCCGCGGGCCCATCCACCGCAGCCTCCTTCTTCATAAG GGCCGCTCAGAAGCTCAGCCTGGCTGCCAAGCGCAGGAAGGCCCCCCCGCCGCCTGTCCCCTGTGCCCGCGGGGCCTCCGCCTACCCCACGGACTTCAGCGGGGTCCTGCAGCTGTGGCCGCCCCCGGTGCCACCCTGCCTGCTCAGGGCAGCTTCCAAGGCCAAGGACAGCCCTGGCGGCCTCGGAAAG GTGAAGGTCATGCTGAGGATCTGGCCGGCCCAGGGGGCCCAGCGCTCGGCCGAGTCCGCCTCCTTCCTGAAGGTGGATCCGCGGAAGAAGCAGGTGACCCTCTACGACCCGGCGGCCGGGCCCCCgggcagcaccggcccccggCGCGCGGCCACTGCCGCTGTCCCCAAGATGTTTGCCTTTGATGCCATCTTTCCTCAGGACTCGGAGCAG GCTGAAGTCTGCTCCGGGACCGTGGCCGAGGTGCTGCAGTCGGTGGTCAGCGGGGCCGACGGCTGCATCTTCTCCTTTGGCCACATGAGCCTGG GCAAGTCGTACACCATGATCGGGAAAGACAGCTCGCCCCGGAGCCTGGGCGTCGTGCCCTGCGCCATCTCCTGGCTCTTCCGGCTCCTTGGCGAGCGCAAGGACAGGACGGGCACCCGCTTTTCCGTGCGCGTCTCGGCCGTGGAGCTGTGCGGCCGGGACCAGAGCCTGCGGGACCTGCTGGCCGAGGTGGCCCCCGGCAGCCTCCAGGACGCGCCGGCTCCGGGCGTGCACCTGCGGGAGGATCCTGTATGCGGGGCACAG ctccagaACCAGAGCGAGCTCCGGGCGCCCACGGCCGAGCGGGCGGCATTCTACCTGGATGCGGCGCTGGCGGCCCGCAGCACGAGCCGGGCGGGCTGTGGCGAGGAGGCCCGGCGCAGCTCCCACATGCTCTTCACGCTGCACGTGTATCAGTACCGAGTGGACAAAGGCGGCAAGGGAGCAA TGTCCGGAGGCCGAAGCCGCCTGCATCTCATGGACCTGGGCAGCTGTGAGGCCGGGCCTGGCAGGGGCGGGGAGGCCGCGGGGGGCCCCCTGTGCCTGTCGCTGTCGGCCCTTGGCAGCGTCATCCTGGCGCTGGTGAACGGGGCCAAGCAGGTGCCCTACAG ggaccACCGGCTCACCATGCTGCTCCGGGAGTCCCTGGCTGCCGCCGGCTGCCGCACCACCATGATCGCCCACGTCTCAGACGCGCCGGCCCAGCACGCCGAGACACTCAGCACCGTGCAGCTCGCTGCCCGAGTCCACCGCCTGCGCAGGAAGAAAGCCAAG TACGCGTCCAGCTCCTCTGGAGGGGAGAGTTCCTGCGAGGAGGGCCGGGCGCGCCGCCCGCCACACCTGCGGCCCTTCCAGCCGCGTACGGCGGCCCCAGCCCCCgaccgccccggccccggccagcCCGGCGACCCCGACTACTCATCCAGCAGCGAGCAGTCCTGTGACACTGTCATCTATGTGGGGCCCGGCGGCACTGCGCTGTCCGACCAGGAGCTCACCGACCACGAGGGCCCCCCCGACTTCGTGCCGATCGTCCCTGCCCTGAGCCGCCGCCGGCCGTGCGAGGGCCCCCGGGACGCGGACCACTTCCGCTGCAGCACCTTCGCCGAGCTGCAGGAGCGCCTGGACTGCATTGACGGCGCCGATGCCCCGGCCGGCCCTGCCCGGGGCGGCAGGAGGCCCTCACCCCCCGAGGCCGTGTCCCCCAGGAAGGCGCTGGGCTCCCCTGTGGCCATCAGCACCCCTCGAGGCAGCCCTGGCTCCAACGGCCACCGGGGTGCTCCCGAGTGCCCCGGAGCCGGCCCCTGGGACGACCAGAAGGAGCCGGGCAGCACCTGCCCTGAACTGTTCACCCCGGACAGGGCCCTggcgggtgggggcaggaggccgCTGCCCCCGCCGCCCGAGGCTCCCAGAGCTCCCGaggagccccggggagggggcaccGACAGCGGGGCCCGGACGCCTCCcgcgggccggggcgggcaggcaggctggCCCCCGTGTGCCCGCGGCCGCCGTGCGGAGCGGGGCCTGCTCACCACCACGGTGACCCTGCAGCAGCCCGTGGAGCTGAACGGCGAGGACGAGCTGGTGTTCACGCTGGTGGAGGAGCTGTCGCTGGGGGCGGCGGCCGGGCCCGGGCGGccccccagcctggccagctTCGGCAGCGACTGCTCCCTGCAGGCCCTGGCCTCGGGGTCGCGGCCCGTGAGCATCATCAGCAGCATCAATGACGAGTTTGATGCTCTCACCTCGCAGCCCCCCGcggagggcaggcagggcccccCGGCCGGCTCCTGGCCCGGCGACACCAGCGGCCACGCgccccagcccccccccagccctgacTCGCTGGCAGGGCCTGTGTGCCCGGGCCCCCCCGCCCTGGACAGCACCCTGGAGAACAGCAGTGTGGGGCTCCCGCCGCACGGCAGGCCTGGCCCGGCATCCCCTGCCCGCCGCAGCCCACGGGCGGCTGTGGCGGCACAGACCATCCATTCCAGCCTGCCCCGCAAGTCCAGGGTGGCGTCCGAGGCCAGCCGTGCCGCCTGCGCACGCCTGGGCCAGAGCCCACCGGACCCCGGAGGCCTCTTGGAGGACCCATGGCTGCTCCGGGCAGGTGACTGGGACTCTGTCCAGGTGCGGCCAGAGCGGCCGCCTGAGGCCCAGGTGCCAGCAGCGTGGGCTCGGAGGGTGGTGGACGGCTGTGAGGGGGCAGCCGCGGCCCGGATCCCACCCCTGCGCCGGGGCGCCACCACTCTGGGGGTGAGCTCGCCTGCGGCAGCCTGTCCCAAcagcaagaagagcctggctccCAAGGGGGGCTGCTCCCCAAGACCAGGAGGTGCAGCCCCCCCGGCCCCACCTGTGCGCAAGTCCAGCCTGGGGCACAGGACTGGCACCGCCCTGGCCCCGATACAGGTGGGGGCCCTGACTCGGGCCGGGGTGGCCGCTGCCCTCCTTGCTTCCGAGGAGGCCAGGCCAAGTGGGCGGGCGGAGCACGCGGTGCCCAGGGCCGCATCCAGCCTGAAGGCCCGGGCTGCTGGCCGGGGGGAGGCGACGCAGCGTCCGGCAGGGCAGGTGTCTCCGGAGCGGGCCGAAGGCCTGGTGCACGGCGGTGGCAAGGTCAGGGAAGCCCCTGGGCGGCAGCCCCGGGCCGTGCCCAGGCTGGGTGTGCCGCCCACCAGCCCCACGCCTGGGCCGGCTCCTTGTAGGGGCAGCCCACCCAAGGGTGTTGGAGCCCCCAGGCCCCCGGCTGGCAGCAGCAAGGGCCGGAGCCTCGCCACCACCGGGCCTCGGGCTCTTGGTGCCTCCATGAAGTCGCCAGCCCCCGTGGCAGGCAGGGCCCctggcagccctggccccagggcgGCCCCGCGGGCTGTGCCCGGTGTCGTGGCCAAGGCCAGCCGGGGCACGGTCATGGGCACCAAGCAGGCGCTGCGGGCCGCCCACAGCCGCGTGCACGAGCTGGCGGGCGGTGCGGCGCCGGGCAGGGGCGGCCCCTGGTGGGGCTCTACCGACTCGGACAGCGGCAACGACAGCGGCGTGAATGTGGCGGAGGAGCGGCCGGCCCTGCCCTCGCCCTACAGCACGGTGACGGCCCCGCGGCGGCCCCAGCGCCACAGCAGTGGCCATGGCAGCGACAACAGCAGCGTGCTGAGCGGGGAGCTGCCGCCCGCCATGGGCCGCACCGCGCTCTTCTACCacagcggcggcagcagcggctaCGAGAGCATGCGGCGCGACAGCGAGGCCACCGGCAGCGCCTCCTCCGCCCCTGACTCCACGAGCGAGAGCGGGGCCACAGCCCCGGGCGCCCGCGCCCGCAGCCTCAGGTCGCCCAAgaggagggctgcag GCCTGCAGCGGCGGCGCCTgatcccagcccctctgccagaTGCCGCGGCCCTGGGCCGCAAGCCCGGCCTCCCTGGACAGTGGGTggacctgcccccacccctggctggCCCCCTCAAGGAGCCCTTCGAGATCAAGGTGTACGAGATTGACGACGTGGAGCGCCTACAGCGCCACCGGCTGCCCCCACGGGATGACAGCGCCCAG CTCTCCCAGGACGAGGAGAAG GGCCCTGTGTGTGTCGGCGCGAGACTGCGGCTGGCCGAGCGCAGGCAGCAGCGGCTGCGGGAGGCGCGGGCCAGGCACAGCCGCCTGTGCGAGGAGCTGGCCGAGACGCAGGGCCGGCTGATGGTGCAGCCCGGGCGCTGGCTGGAGCGCT TCGAGGTGGACCCGGAGCTGGAGCCCGAGTCGGCCGAGTACCTGGAGGCGCTGGAGCGAGCCACGGCCGCACTGGAGCAGTGTGTGAACCTGTGCAAGGCCCACGTCATGATGGTGACCTGCTTCGACATCGGCGtggccgccgccaccgccgggCCAGGCCCGCAGGAGGTGGACGTCTGA